The following are encoded in a window of Saccharothrix longispora genomic DNA:
- the speD gene encoding adenosylmethionine decarboxylase: MSGLPCESEPVGLFAGQHVLAELEGVSPELLDDEQFLKHALGEALTQADATVLEVVSKQFEPQGVTVLALLSESHASIHTYPEVGAVFVDVFTCGTRAKPALAVQLLAEALGAVSARTDMISRGHRVPALVGEEKS; this comes from the coding sequence ATGTCCGGACTCCCGTGCGAATCCGAGCCGGTTGGCTTGTTCGCAGGACAGCACGTGCTCGCCGAGTTGGAAGGCGTGAGCCCGGAACTGCTCGACGACGAGCAGTTCCTCAAGCACGCGCTCGGTGAAGCGCTGACCCAGGCTGACGCCACGGTGTTGGAGGTGGTCTCCAAGCAGTTCGAGCCGCAAGGGGTCACCGTGCTGGCCCTGTTGTCGGAGTCGCACGCGTCCATCCACACCTATCCGGAGGTCGGAGCGGTGTTCGTGGACGTGTTCACCTGCGGCACACGCGCCAAACCCGCGCTCGCGGTGCAGCTCCTGGCGGAGGCGCTGGGTGCCGTGTCGGCACGGACGGACATGATCAGCCGGGGGCACCGCGTCCCCGCGCTCGTCGGTGAGGAGAAGTCGTGA